A region from the Mycolicibacterium litorale genome encodes:
- a CDS encoding DUF732 domain-containing protein: MKRFHRAAVASLAVSGMIGSAMSLGAGSAGADTATDMFLSALAGSGVTGVDTATAVRVGQQVCPMLAEPGQNVANVAADVADAIGRPLGPATMFTGLAIQIFCPGAVAALAYGKSPLPLPGL; encoded by the coding sequence ATGAAGCGCTTTCACCGCGCGGCCGTCGCGTCGCTCGCCGTCTCGGGCATGATCGGATCCGCCATGTCGCTGGGCGCCGGGTCGGCCGGCGCCGACACCGCGACCGACATGTTCCTGTCCGCCCTGGCCGGTTCCGGCGTCACCGGGGTCGACACGGCCACCGCGGTGCGGGTCGGACAGCAGGTCTGCCCGATGCTCGCCGAGCCGGGCCAGAACGTCGCCAACGTGGCCGCCGACGTCGCCGACGCGATCGGCCGCCCGCTCGGGCCGGCCACCATGTTCACCGGCCTGGCGATCCAGATCTTCTGCCCGGGCGCGGTCGCGGCGCTCGCCTACGGCAAGTCACCCCTGCCCCTGCCCGGGCTGTAA
- a CDS encoding SDR family NAD(P)-dependent oxidoreductase, translating into MQGFAGKVAVVTGAGSGIGQALAIELARSGASVAISDVNTEGLAETEERIKAIGAPVKCDRLDVTEREAFLLYADAVAEHFGKVNQIYNNAGIAFTGDIEVSQFKDIERVMDVDFWGVVNGTKAFLPHLIASGDGHVVNVSSVFGLFSVPGQGAYNAAKFAVRGFTEALNQEMAAAGHPVKVTTVHPGGIKTAIARNATAAEGLEPEQLAKLFDKKLAKTSPETAARVILDGVRKNKARVLIGNDAKVLDAVIRIVGPHYQRLFSKVTGKLLPRPH; encoded by the coding sequence ATGCAGGGCTTCGCTGGGAAAGTGGCCGTCGTGACCGGTGCCGGCTCCGGTATCGGGCAGGCGCTGGCGATCGAACTGGCCCGCTCCGGGGCCAGCGTGGCGATCAGCGACGTCAACACCGAGGGGCTCGCCGAGACCGAGGAGCGCATCAAGGCGATCGGCGCACCGGTGAAGTGCGACCGCCTCGACGTCACCGAACGTGAGGCGTTCCTGCTCTACGCCGACGCGGTCGCAGAGCACTTCGGCAAGGTCAACCAGATCTACAACAACGCCGGGATCGCGTTCACCGGCGACATCGAGGTCAGCCAGTTCAAGGACATCGAACGGGTGATGGACGTCGACTTCTGGGGTGTGGTCAACGGGACCAAGGCGTTCCTGCCCCACCTGATCGCCTCGGGCGATGGACACGTCGTCAACGTCTCCAGCGTCTTCGGGCTGTTCTCGGTGCCCGGCCAGGGCGCCTACAACGCGGCCAAGTTCGCGGTCCGCGGCTTCACCGAGGCGCTGAATCAGGAGATGGCGGCCGCGGGTCACCCGGTGAAGGTGACCACCGTGCATCCCGGCGGCATCAAGACCGCCATCGCCCGCAACGCCACCGCCGCCGAGGGGCTCGAGCCGGAGCAGCTCGCCAAGCTCTTCGACAAGAAGCTCGCCAAGACCTCACCCGAGACCGCGGCCAGGGTCATTCTCGACGGTGTCCGGAAGAACAAGGCGCGCGTGCTGATCGGCAACGACGCCAAGGTGCTCGACGCGGTGATCCGGATCGTCGGTCCGCATTACCAGCGGCTGTTCTCCAAGGTGACCGGCAAACTGCTGCCACGCCCCCACTGA
- a CDS encoding NAD(P)-dependent malic enzyme produces the protein MVRTPQVVIDDEEIFAAHEGGKLSVELKAPLDTQRALSIAYTPGVAQVSRAIANDPALAAKYTWANRLVAVVSDGSAVLGLGDIGAAASLPVMEGKSALFKTFGGLDSIPIVLDTKDPDEIVETLVRLRPTFGAVNLEDISAPRCFEIERRVIEALDCPVMHDDQHGTAIVVLAALMGAATVLDRDMSALRVVISGAGAAGVACANILLAAGIPDVTVLDSKGIVHSGRDDLNSFKAELAERTNPAGRTGGIAEALDGADMFLGLSAGVVPEEAVATMAPGGIVFALSNPDPEIHPDAARKYAAVVATGRSDFPNQINNVLAFPGVFRGALDAGARRITERMKVAAAEAIFSVVGDELAVDHIVPSALDPRVAPAVAAAVAAASDS, from the coding sequence ATGGTCCGTACCCCGCAAGTCGTCATCGATGACGAAGAGATCTTCGCCGCGCACGAGGGCGGCAAACTCTCGGTGGAATTGAAGGCACCGCTGGACACCCAGCGGGCGCTGTCGATCGCCTACACACCGGGGGTGGCCCAGGTGAGCCGGGCCATCGCGAACGACCCCGCACTGGCCGCGAAGTACACGTGGGCCAACCGCCTGGTCGCGGTCGTCAGCGACGGCAGCGCCGTGCTCGGCCTCGGCGACATCGGCGCGGCCGCGTCGCTTCCGGTGATGGAGGGCAAGAGCGCGCTGTTCAAGACGTTCGGCGGCCTCGATTCGATCCCGATCGTGCTGGACACCAAGGACCCCGACGAGATCGTCGAGACGCTGGTGCGTCTGCGTCCGACGTTCGGTGCGGTCAACCTCGAGGACATCTCCGCGCCGCGCTGCTTCGAGATCGAACGCCGCGTCATCGAGGCGCTGGACTGTCCGGTCATGCACGACGATCAGCACGGCACCGCGATCGTCGTGCTCGCCGCGCTGATGGGCGCCGCCACGGTCCTCGACCGCGACATGTCCGCGCTGCGGGTGGTGATCTCGGGGGCCGGCGCCGCAGGCGTCGCATGCGCCAACATCCTGCTGGCCGCCGGGATCCCGGACGTAACCGTGCTGGACAGCAAGGGCATCGTCCACAGCGGACGCGACGACCTCAACTCGTTCAAGGCCGAACTGGCCGAGCGCACCAACCCGGCGGGCCGCACCGGCGGGATCGCCGAGGCGCTCGACGGCGCCGACATGTTCCTCGGCCTGTCGGCCGGTGTCGTCCCGGAGGAGGCGGTCGCGACGATGGCGCCGGGTGGCATCGTGTTCGCGCTGTCCAATCCCGACCCGGAGATCCACCCGGACGCGGCGCGCAAGTACGCCGCCGTCGTCGCGACCGGGCGCAGCGACTTCCCGAACCAGATCAACAACGTGCTGGCGTTCCCCGGCGTGTTCCGCGGCGCGCTCGACGCCGGGGCGCGGCGGATCACCGAGCGGATGAAGGTGGCCGCGGCCGAGGCGATCTTCTCGGTGGTCGGTGACGAACTGGCCGTCGACCACATCGTGCCCAGTGCGCTCGACCCGCGGGTGGCTCCGGCGGTGGCCGCCGCAGTCGCGGCCGCGTCCGACTCCTGA
- a CDS encoding multidrug effflux MFS transporter: MASSPHVDDRPALSAQVTTAPSRLRMIVVLGALVALGPLTIDMYLPALPSIGDELGVSSSVAQLTLTGTLAGLALGQLLVGPLSDSLGRRRPLMAGIVLHMLASLLCMFAPDIVVLGLARSLQGVGAAAAAVVAIAVVGDLFAGNAAATVMSRLMLVLGVAPVLAPSLGAAVLLHASWHWVFAALVVGAGALLLMAVLALPETLPPAHRRPLRVRGIAATYVSLVRDMRFVVLVLVAALGMSGLFAYVSGAAFVLQGRYGLDQQTFALVFGAGAVALIATTQFNVVLLRRFSPQRIMVWALVAASLAGVAFVGLAVAGVGGLAGFLVSVWLILAAMGLVLPNAPAVALSRHHEAAGTAAALLGAAQFGLGAAVAPLVGVLGNDEFALALVMTAGVVVALVALVAARVPQTRADDESADSAVDEVTDEVTADAVAEPA; the protein is encoded by the coding sequence ATGGCATCATCCCCGCACGTGGACGACAGGCCCGCGCTCAGCGCACAGGTGACGACGGCTCCGAGTCGACTGCGGATGATCGTGGTCCTCGGCGCGCTGGTGGCGCTGGGCCCGTTGACGATCGACATGTATCTGCCCGCGCTGCCGAGCATCGGCGACGAGCTCGGGGTGTCGTCGTCGGTGGCGCAGCTGACCCTGACCGGCACGCTTGCGGGGCTGGCGCTCGGCCAGCTGCTCGTCGGACCGCTGTCGGACTCGCTGGGCCGACGCAGGCCGCTGATGGCCGGGATCGTGCTGCACATGCTGGCCTCGCTGCTGTGCATGTTCGCTCCCGACATCGTGGTGCTCGGGCTGGCCCGCAGCCTGCAGGGGGTGGGCGCGGCGGCCGCGGCCGTCGTCGCGATCGCCGTCGTGGGGGATCTGTTCGCCGGGAACGCCGCGGCCACCGTGATGTCGAGGCTGATGCTGGTGCTCGGTGTCGCACCCGTGCTGGCGCCGTCGCTGGGCGCGGCCGTGCTGCTGCACGCGTCGTGGCACTGGGTGTTCGCCGCGCTCGTCGTCGGCGCCGGGGCGCTGCTGCTGATGGCGGTGCTGGCATTGCCCGAGACGCTGCCGCCGGCGCATCGCCGTCCGCTGCGGGTGCGCGGCATCGCCGCCACCTATGTCTCGCTGGTGCGCGACATGCGATTCGTGGTGCTCGTCTTGGTGGCGGCGTTGGGCATGTCCGGGCTGTTCGCCTACGTCTCCGGTGCGGCGTTCGTTCTGCAGGGTCGGTACGGGTTGGATCAGCAGACGTTCGCGCTGGTGTTCGGCGCCGGTGCGGTGGCGCTGATCGCCACGACACAGTTCAACGTGGTGCTGCTGCGCCGGTTCTCGCCGCAGCGGATCATGGTGTGGGCGCTGGTGGCGGCGTCGCTGGCCGGTGTGGCGTTCGTCGGGCTGGCCGTCGCCGGCGTCGGCGGCCTGGCCGGATTCCTGGTGTCGGTGTGGCTGATCCTCGCCGCGATGGGGCTGGTGCTGCCCAACGCTCCCGCTGTCGCGCTTTCGCGGCACCACGAGGCGGCGGGTACCGCGGCGGCGCTGCTCGGTGCGGCGCAGTTCGGTCTCGGCGCGGCGGTGGCCCCGCTGGTGGGTGTGCTCGGCAACGACGAGTTCGCGCTCGCCCTGGTGATGACCGCGGGCGTGGTGGTGGCGCTGGTCGCGCTGGTGGCGGCCCGGGTTCCGCAGACGCGTGCGGACGACGAGTCGGCCGACTCGGCCGTCGACGAGGTCACCGACGAGGTCACCGCGGACGCCGTCGCCGAACCGGCCTGA
- a CDS encoding MFS transporter, which translates to MLSTSESRQVTGNPWHALWAMMVGFFMILVDATIVAVANPVIMQKLGADYDAVIWVTSAYLLAYAVPLLVAGRLGDRFGPKNIYLLGLAVFTAASLWCGLAGSIDTLIAARVVQGIGAALLTPQTLSTITRIFPPERRGVAMSVWGATAGVATLVGPLAGGVLVDHLGWQWIFFVNVPVGLVGLALAFWRVPALPTSAHRFDLLGVLLSGVGMFAVVFGLQEGQSHDWQPWIWAVIVSGIAVMAGFVYWQSVNPHEPLIPLRIFADRDFSLSSFGVAVIGFVVTGMIVPAMFYAQAVCGLTPTESALLTAPMAIATGVLAPVVGRIVDRAHPRPIIGFGFSALAIALTWLSIEMTPATPIWRLVLPFLVMGVGMAFIWSPLAATATRNLASHLAGAGSGVYNATRQVGSVLGSASMAAFMTWEISAKMPSAAEAAPREEGAVSALPEFLQAPFAEAMSQSLLLPAFVALIGVVAAIFLRGFGDGAPAAPAAPAARPEPEDDGFDEDDYLEYAVSWDDLEFTEPPASQADVGADESETQPLVSYAQRRSRRPEPPDTGADPWRRVLDELLPEVPDRSVTEPIGIGHNGFRVEAQDARSNGRRRRYRDEADGVPDWLRDGGTRHRGDTRDVPSSGRHSQRD; encoded by the coding sequence ATGCTCTCTACGTCCGAATCCCGACAGGTGACCGGGAACCCATGGCATGCGCTGTGGGCGATGATGGTCGGCTTCTTCATGATCCTGGTGGACGCCACGATCGTCGCCGTGGCCAACCCGGTGATCATGCAGAAGCTGGGCGCCGACTACGACGCGGTGATCTGGGTGACCAGCGCCTACCTGCTGGCCTATGCGGTGCCGCTGCTGGTGGCGGGCCGCCTCGGGGACCGGTTCGGGCCCAAGAACATCTATCTGCTGGGGCTGGCGGTCTTCACCGCTGCGTCGCTGTGGTGCGGGTTGGCCGGCTCGATCGACACGCTGATCGCCGCGCGGGTGGTGCAGGGCATCGGCGCGGCCCTGTTGACGCCGCAGACGCTGTCGACGATCACCCGGATCTTCCCGCCCGAACGGCGCGGTGTGGCGATGAGCGTCTGGGGTGCGACGGCGGGGGTGGCCACGCTGGTCGGTCCGCTGGCCGGCGGTGTGCTGGTCGACCACCTCGGCTGGCAGTGGATCTTCTTCGTCAACGTGCCGGTCGGGTTGGTGGGTCTGGCGCTGGCGTTCTGGCGGGTGCCTGCGCTGCCCACGTCGGCGCACCGGTTCGACCTGCTCGGCGTGCTGTTGTCGGGTGTCGGCATGTTCGCAGTGGTCTTCGGGCTGCAGGAGGGGCAGTCGCACGATTGGCAGCCGTGGATCTGGGCGGTCATCGTGTCCGGGATCGCGGTGATGGCCGGCTTCGTGTACTGGCAGTCGGTCAACCCCCATGAACCTCTGATTCCGCTGCGGATCTTCGCCGACCGCGACTTCTCGCTGTCGAGTTTCGGCGTCGCGGTGATCGGCTTCGTGGTGACGGGCATGATCGTGCCCGCGATGTTCTACGCGCAGGCGGTGTGCGGACTGACGCCGACGGAGTCGGCGCTGCTGACGGCGCCGATGGCGATCGCGACGGGCGTGCTGGCGCCGGTGGTCGGACGCATCGTGGACCGGGCCCATCCGCGGCCGATCATCGGTTTCGGGTTCTCGGCGCTGGCGATCGCGCTGACGTGGCTGTCGATCGAGATGACGCCGGCGACACCGATCTGGCGGCTGGTGCTGCCGTTCCTCGTCATGGGCGTCGGGATGGCGTTCATCTGGTCGCCGCTGGCGGCGACGGCGACGCGCAACCTGGCGTCTCATCTCGCCGGCGCGGGCTCCGGCGTCTACAACGCGACCCGTCAGGTCGGTTCGGTGCTGGGCAGCGCGAGCATGGCGGCGTTCATGACGTGGGAGATCAGCGCCAAGATGCCGTCGGCGGCAGAAGCGGCGCCGCGGGAGGAAGGGGCGGTGTCGGCGCTGCCGGAATTCCTGCAGGCGCCCTTCGCCGAGGCGATGTCGCAATCGTTGCTGCTGCCGGCGTTCGTCGCGCTGATCGGTGTGGTGGCGGCGATCTTCCTGCGCGGCTTCGGAGACGGTGCCCCGGCGGCGCCCGCAGCGCCGGCCGCCCGGCCCGAGCCGGAGGACGACGGCTTCGACGAAGACGATTACCTCGAGTACGCGGTCAGCTGGGACGATCTCGAGTTCACCGAGCCCCCGGCGTCGCAGGCCGATGTCGGTGCCGATGAGAGCGAAACGCAGCCGCTGGTCTCCTACGCACAGCGGAGGTCTCGGCGTCCGGAGCCGCCGGACACCGGCGCGGATCCGTGGCGGCGAGTCCTCGACGAGCTGCTGCCCGAGGTGCCGGACCGCTCGGTGACGGAGCCGATCGGTATCGGCCACAACGGCTTCCGTGTCGAAGCGCAGGATGCGCGGTCCAACGGCCGGCGCCGCCGTTACCGCGACGAGGCCGACGGTGTACCGGACTGGCTGCGTGACGGCGGGACGCGTCACCGCGGAGACACCCGTGACGTGCCCTCCTCGGGCCGCCATTCACAACGGGACTGA
- a CDS encoding multifunctional oxoglutarate decarboxylase/oxoglutarate dehydrogenase thiamine pyrophosphate-binding subunit/dihydrolipoyllysine-residue succinyltransferase subunit, whose amino-acid sequence MSSSPSPFGQNEWLVEEMYRKFREDPSSVDPSWHEFLVDYNPEPTTDSSASGNGRQASTTTTAAPKAPPEPAPAPAPKATASKPTEAEAAEAKPKAQPADPPPSKSSSSNGTAKAPAKESKPAPKPTAQPSDGGDQNQVLRGAAAAVAKNMSASLEVPTATSVRAIPAKLMIDNRVVINNHLKRTRGGKISFTHLIGYAIVQAVKKFPNMNRHFAEVDGKPNAVTPAHTNLGLAIDLAGKDGNRQLVVAAIKKADTMAFGQFIAAYEDIVRRARDGKLTAEDFSGVTISLTNPGTIGTVHSVPRLMRGQGAIIGVGAMEYPAEFQGASEERIADLGIGKLITLTSTYDHRIIQGAESGDFLRTVHQLLLSDDFFDEIFRELGIPYEPVRWRTDNPDPIEDKNARVIELIAAYRNRGHLMADIDPLRLDKDRFRSHPDLDVLTHGLTLWDLDREFKVNGFAGAERKKLRDVLAVLRDAYCRHIGVEYTHILEPEQQQWLQERIEGKHEKPTVAQQKYILSRLNAAEAFETFLQTKYVGQKRFSLEGAETVIPMMDAVIDQCAEHALDEVVIGMPHRGRLNVLANIVGKPYSQIFSEFEGNLNPSQAHGSGDVKYHLGSSGTYLQMFGDNDITVSLTANPSHLEAVDPVMEGLVRAKQDLLDKGEGDDGYTVVPLMLHGDAAFAGQGVVAEVLNMALLPGYRTGGTIHIIVNNQIGFTTSPSAAKSSEYSTDVAKMIGAPIFHVNGDDPEAAVWVAKLAVDFRQRFKKDVVIDMLCYRRRGHNEGDDPSMTQPAMYDVIDTKRGVRKSYTEALIGRGDISMKEAEDALRDYQGQLERVFNEVRDLEKHDIAPSESVEADQQIPAKLATAVDKSLLARIGDAFLAVPEGFTVHPRVKPVLEKRREMAYEGKVDWAFAELLALGTMIAEGKLVRLSGQDTRRGTFTQRHSVVIDRKTGKEFTPLQLLATDPDGNPTGGKFLVYDSPLSEFAAVGFEYGYSVGNPDAMVLWEAQFGDFINGAQPIIDEFISSGEAKWGQLSDVVLLLPHGHEGQGPDHTSGRIERFLQLWAEGSMTISMPSTPANYFHLLRRHSLDGIQRPLIVFTPKSMLRNKAAVSDIRDFTEQKFRSVLEEPTYTDGDGDREKVTRILLTSGKLYYELAARKKKENRDDIAIVRIEQLAPLPKRRLAETLDRYPNVEEKFWVQEEPANQGAWPTFGLTLPEMLPDYFTGIKRISRRAMSAPSSGSSKVHAVEQQEILDEAFAP is encoded by the coding sequence GTGAGCAGTTCACCTTCACCATTCGGCCAGAACGAATGGTTGGTCGAGGAGATGTATCGCAAATTCCGCGAGGATCCCTCGTCGGTAGACCCCAGTTGGCACGAGTTCCTCGTCGACTACAACCCGGAACCGACCACCGATTCGAGCGCGAGCGGCAACGGCCGGCAGGCGAGCACCACCACCACCGCCGCGCCCAAGGCCCCGCCGGAGCCGGCGCCCGCTCCGGCGCCCAAGGCCACCGCATCGAAACCGACCGAAGCCGAGGCAGCGGAAGCCAAGCCGAAGGCCCAACCCGCCGACCCACCGCCGAGCAAGTCCTCGTCGAGCAACGGCACCGCGAAGGCCCCCGCCAAGGAGTCGAAGCCGGCCCCGAAGCCGACCGCCCAGCCGTCCGACGGCGGCGATCAGAACCAGGTGCTGCGCGGTGCGGCCGCCGCGGTCGCCAAGAACATGTCCGCCTCGCTGGAGGTGCCGACCGCGACCAGCGTGCGCGCCATCCCGGCGAAGCTGATGATCGACAACCGCGTCGTCATCAACAACCACCTCAAGCGCACCCGCGGCGGCAAGATCAGCTTCACCCATCTGATCGGCTACGCGATCGTCCAGGCGGTCAAGAAGTTCCCGAACATGAACCGCCATTTCGCGGAGGTGGACGGGAAGCCGAACGCGGTCACCCCGGCGCACACCAACCTGGGTCTGGCGATCGACCTGGCCGGCAAGGACGGCAACCGCCAACTCGTCGTGGCGGCCATCAAGAAGGCCGACACGATGGCGTTCGGGCAGTTCATCGCCGCCTACGAGGACATCGTGCGGCGCGCCCGCGACGGCAAGCTCACCGCCGAGGACTTCTCCGGCGTGACGATCTCGCTGACCAACCCGGGCACCATCGGCACCGTGCACTCCGTGCCCCGGCTGATGCGCGGCCAGGGCGCCATCATCGGTGTCGGGGCGATGGAGTACCCGGCGGAGTTCCAGGGCGCCAGCGAGGAACGCATCGCCGACCTCGGCATCGGCAAGCTGATCACGCTGACCTCCACCTACGACCACCGCATCATCCAGGGTGCGGAGTCCGGTGACTTCCTGCGGACCGTGCACCAGCTGCTGCTGTCCGACGACTTCTTCGACGAGATCTTCCGCGAGCTGGGGATCCCGTACGAGCCGGTCCGCTGGCGCACCGACAACCCCGATCCGATCGAGGACAAGAACGCCCGCGTCATCGAACTGATCGCGGCGTACCGCAACCGCGGCCACCTGATGGCCGACATCGACCCGCTGCGCCTCGACAAGGACCGCTTTCGCAGCCACCCCGACCTCGACGTGCTGACGCACGGGCTGACGCTGTGGGATCTGGACCGCGAGTTCAAGGTGAACGGGTTCGCCGGCGCCGAGCGCAAGAAGCTGCGCGACGTGCTGGCCGTGCTGCGGGATGCGTACTGCCGCCACATCGGCGTCGAGTACACCCACATCCTCGAACCCGAACAGCAGCAGTGGCTGCAGGAGCGCATCGAGGGCAAGCACGAGAAGCCCACCGTCGCCCAGCAGAAGTACATCCTGAGCCGGCTCAACGCCGCCGAGGCCTTCGAGACCTTCCTGCAGACCAAATACGTCGGGCAGAAACGGTTCTCCCTGGAGGGCGCGGAGACCGTCATCCCGATGATGGACGCGGTCATCGACCAGTGCGCCGAGCACGCACTCGACGAGGTCGTCATCGGTATGCCGCACCGCGGCCGGCTCAACGTGCTGGCCAACATCGTCGGCAAGCCCTACAGCCAGATCTTCAGCGAGTTCGAGGGCAACCTCAACCCGTCGCAGGCGCACGGCTCGGGCGACGTGAAGTACCACCTCGGCTCCAGCGGCACCTACCTGCAGATGTTCGGCGACAACGACATCACGGTGTCGCTGACCGCCAACCCGAGCCACCTCGAGGCCGTCGACCCGGTGATGGAAGGCCTGGTGCGCGCCAAGCAGGACCTGCTCGACAAGGGCGAGGGCGACGACGGCTACACCGTCGTCCCGCTGATGCTGCACGGCGACGCCGCGTTCGCCGGACAGGGCGTGGTCGCCGAGGTGCTCAACATGGCGCTGCTGCCCGGCTACCGCACCGGCGGGACCATCCACATCATCGTCAACAACCAGATCGGCTTCACCACCTCGCCGTCGGCGGCCAAGTCCTCGGAGTACTCCACCGACGTGGCGAAGATGATCGGCGCGCCGATCTTCCACGTCAACGGCGACGATCCCGAGGCCGCGGTGTGGGTGGCCAAGCTGGCCGTCGACTTCCGGCAGCGGTTCAAGAAGGACGTCGTCATCGACATGCTGTGCTACCGCCGCCGCGGGCACAACGAGGGTGACGACCCGTCGATGACCCAGCCGGCGATGTACGACGTGATCGACACCAAGCGCGGGGTCCGCAAGAGCTACACCGAAGCGCTGATCGGCCGCGGCGACATCTCCATGAAGGAGGCCGAGGACGCGCTGCGCGACTACCAGGGCCAGCTGGAGCGGGTGTTCAACGAGGTCCGCGACCTCGAGAAGCACGACATCGCCCCGAGCGAGTCGGTGGAGGCCGATCAGCAGATCCCGGCCAAACTGGCCACCGCGGTGGACAAGTCGCTGCTGGCCCGCATCGGCGACGCGTTCCTGGCGGTGCCCGAAGGCTTCACCGTGCACCCGCGCGTCAAGCCGGTGCTCGAGAAGCGCCGCGAGATGGCCTACGAGGGCAAGGTCGACTGGGCGTTCGCCGAGCTGCTGGCGTTGGGCACCATGATCGCCGAGGGCAAGCTGGTCCGGTTGAGCGGTCAGGACACCCGGCGCGGCACGTTCACCCAGCGCCATTCCGTGGTGATCGACCGCAAGACCGGCAAGGAGTTCACCCCGCTGCAGTTGCTGGCCACCGATCCCGACGGCAACCCGACCGGTGGCAAGTTCCTGGTGTACGACTCGCCGCTGTCGGAGTTCGCCGCGGTGGGCTTCGAGTACGGCTACTCCGTCGGCAACCCCGACGCGATGGTGCTGTGGGAGGCGCAGTTCGGCGACTTCATCAACGGTGCCCAGCCGATCATCGACGAGTTCATCAGCTCCGGTGAGGCGAAGTGGGGTCAGCTCTCCGACGTCGTGCTGCTGCTGCCGCACGGCCACGAGGGCCAGGGTCCCGACCACACCTCGGGCCGCATCGAACGGTTCCTGCAGCTGTGGGCCGAAGGGTCGATGACGATCTCGATGCCGTCGACACCGGCGAACTACTTCCACCTGCTGCGCAGGCACAGCCTGGACGGGATCCAGCGGCCGCTGATCGTGTTCACGCCGAAGTCGATGCTGCGCAACAAGGCGGCGGTCAGCGACATCCGCGACTTCACCGAGCAGAAGTTCCGCTCGGTGCTCGAGGAGCCGACCTACACCGACGGCGACGGCGACCGCGAGAAGGTCACGCGCATCCTGCTGACCAGCGGGAAGCTCTACTACGAGCTGGCGGCCCGCAAGAAGAAGGAGAACCGCGACGACATCGCGATCGTCCGGATCGAGCAGCTCGCCCCGCTGCCGAAGCGGCGGCTGGCCGAGACCCTCGACCGGTATCCGAACGTCGAGGAGAAGTTCTGGGTGCAGGAGGAACCGGCCAACCAGGGGGCGTGGCCGACGTTCGGGCTGACGTTGCCCGAGATGCTGCCGGACTACTTCACGGGCATCAAGCGGATCTCGCGGCGGGCCATGTCGGCGCCGTCGTCGGGGTCGTCGAAGGTGCACGCGGTCGAGCAGCAGGAGATTCTCGACGAGGCGTTCGCGCCGTAG
- a CDS encoding glycine betaine ABC transporter substrate-binding protein, whose product MRRLLVALCAVVLTACAGPQSGPSLTIGSAGDDASLLTAHLYAAALRHYGTATRVESTADPLPALDAGDVAVVPGLTGRLLQRFQPEATARAAEQVYRDMVSALPEGIGAGDYTTAAEDKPALAVTESTVDALGGHDMSALARRCDIRPGSVPAARTPAVIGTCRLPKPREFPDAATLFAALEAGDIDAAWTTTAAPGIPSELVVLTDRTSLVRAENVVPLYRRNTLDESQILALNEVAGVLDTAALAQMRARVRDGADPAAVADEWLAAHPLRD is encoded by the coding sequence GTGCGCCGTCTTCTGGTCGCACTGTGCGCGGTGGTGCTGACCGCTTGCGCGGGACCACAGTCCGGGCCGTCGTTGACGATCGGCTCCGCCGGGGACGACGCATCGCTCCTCACCGCGCACCTCTATGCCGCCGCGCTGCGGCATTACGGCACCGCGACGCGGGTGGAGTCGACCGCCGACCCGTTGCCCGCGCTCGACGCCGGTGACGTCGCGGTCGTCCCCGGGCTGACCGGGCGGTTGCTGCAGCGGTTCCAGCCGGAGGCGACCGCCCGTGCGGCCGAGCAGGTGTACCGGGACATGGTGTCGGCGCTTCCGGAGGGGATCGGGGCCGGCGACTACACCACCGCGGCCGAAGACAAACCGGCACTCGCGGTCACGGAGTCGACCGTCGACGCGCTCGGCGGCCACGACATGTCGGCGCTGGCCCGTCGGTGCGACATCCGTCCGGGCAGCGTCCCCGCGGCGCGCACGCCCGCGGTCATCGGTACCTGCCGGTTGCCGAAGCCACGCGAATTCCCGGACGCCGCAACGCTGTTCGCCGCCCTCGAGGCCGGCGACATCGACGCCGCGTGGACCACGACGGCGGCGCCGGGGATCCCGTCGGAACTGGTGGTGCTCACCGACCGCACCTCGCTGGTGCGTGCGGAGAACGTGGTGCCGCTGTATCGGCGCAACACCCTCGACGAATCGCAGATCCTCGCGCTCAACGAGGTGGCCGGAGTGCTCGACACCGCGGCGCTGGCGCAGATGCGGGCTCGGGTCCGCGACGGCGCGGACCCGGCGGCGGTGGCCGACGAATGGCTCGCCGCCCACCCGCTGCGTGACTGA